One window of the Pseudomonas lurida genome contains the following:
- a CDS encoding MdtA/MuxA family multidrug efflux RND transporter periplasmic adaptor subunit: protein MVDQSMQSSPRKSRRWLFGLLVLLVIAGLCWKFWPGSHKDGTEQKPAGHAGKSGMMRPGFGGSTGPVPVRVAPAVLGEFPVYYKALGTVTALNTINVRSRVGGELVKIAFEEGQMVKAGDLLAEIDPRSYQNALLQAQGTLMQNQAQLKNAQVDVQRYRDLYAQDSIAKQTLDTAEALVLQYQGTVKTNQGAVDDAKLNLEFTKIRAPISGRVGLRQVDVGNLVAANDTTFLAVITQTQPISVAFTLPENTLETVLARYHAGNKLPVEAWDRGDVKQQATGVLQSLDNQIDVTTGTLKFKARFDNKDQALFPNQFVNVHLLADTLHNVVLAPSAAIQFGNTGTFVYVLDGDKKVKVQPLVVGDTDGDNTVIKEGLKAGDRVVLEGTDRLKDGSEIEVVNDSSEVPTTPTEHLQGKPAAKGETGTTAGKAQKVGS, encoded by the coding sequence ATGGTTGATCAATCCATGCAATCCTCCCCCCGTAAGTCCCGCCGCTGGCTGTTCGGCCTGCTGGTGCTACTGGTTATCGCCGGCCTGTGCTGGAAGTTCTGGCCCGGCAGCCACAAGGATGGCACCGAGCAGAAGCCCGCCGGGCATGCCGGCAAGTCGGGGATGATGCGCCCAGGCTTTGGTGGCTCCACCGGCCCGGTGCCGGTGCGCGTGGCCCCGGCGGTGCTCGGGGAATTCCCGGTGTATTACAAGGCGCTGGGCACGGTAACCGCACTCAACACCATCAATGTGCGCAGCCGGGTGGGCGGCGAGCTGGTGAAGATCGCTTTTGAAGAAGGCCAGATGGTCAAGGCCGGCGACCTGCTCGCCGAGATCGACCCGCGCAGTTACCAGAACGCCTTGCTCCAGGCCCAGGGCACGCTGATGCAGAACCAGGCCCAGCTGAAAAACGCGCAGGTCGACGTCCAGCGTTATCGCGACCTGTACGCCCAGGACAGTATCGCCAAGCAGACCCTGGACACCGCCGAAGCGCTGGTCCTGCAATACCAGGGCACGGTCAAGACCAACCAGGGGGCGGTGGACGACGCCAAGCTCAACCTCGAGTTCACCAAGATCCGCGCGCCGATCAGTGGCCGTGTCGGCCTGCGCCAGGTGGACGTGGGCAACCTGGTGGCGGCCAACGACACCACCTTCCTCGCGGTGATCACCCAGACCCAGCCGATCAGCGTGGCCTTCACCCTGCCGGAAAATACCCTGGAAACCGTGCTCGCCCGCTACCACGCCGGCAACAAGCTGCCCGTGGAAGCCTGGGACCGTGGCGACGTGAAGCAACAGGCCACCGGCGTGCTGCAGAGCCTGGACAACCAGATCGACGTCACCACCGGCACCCTGAAATTCAAGGCGCGTTTCGATAACAAGGACCAGGCGCTGTTCCCCAACCAGTTCGTCAATGTGCACTTGCTGGCCGACACCCTGCACAACGTGGTGCTGGCGCCATCGGCGGCGATCCAGTTCGGCAACACCGGCACCTTCGTCTACGTGCTCGACGGTGACAAGAAGGTCAAGGTGCAGCCCCTGGTGGTCGGTGATACCGATGGCGACAACACGGTGATCAAGGAAGGCCTCAAGGCCGGCGACCGCGTGGTGCTGGAAGGCACCGACCGTCTCAAGGATGGCAGCGAGATCGAAGTGGTCAACGACAGCAGCGAAGTGCCGACCACCCCGACCGAACACCTGCAAGGCAAGCCTGCGGCCAAAGGGGAGACCGGCACCACTGCTGGCAAGGCGCAAAAGGTCGGTTCATGA